CTTCACATTTTCCAGCGAAACCTGCATCAAAACCGCCCCCCAGAGCAGGACCTTGGCAGAGTTCCAAGGCAGGGATGGGCTTAAAAAAGCCCTGGAAAACTACCTGGCCGGCACATACCCTCCAGCCAGAGATGACCTTCCACCGTTCCTTGGAGGAGTAGCGGGATACTTCACATACGACATAATAAGCGCCTTAGAGGATCTGTTCCACTCAGACGAAGGCAAAACCCTGCCCTGCTCCTATCTCCCAACGGCGTCACTAATGGGGTTCTCCTCCGTGATAGCCATAGACCGCCTACGGGACAAGATGTTCCTGACGGTTAACCAACACATCCCAAGGAACATGGGAAAGGAAGAGCTGGAGGGCCTATACCGCATGGCCTGTTTAAAACTGGTCGGCCTAAGGGAATCCCTAGAGCCACCCCTAGACCATAAAACGCCCCTTAGTACCTCCTTTTTCCTCTCCCCTCCAAAGCCGTTCATTAAGAAAGAGGACTTCCTTGACATGGTACGAAAGGGCCGGGAACACATAATGGCGGGGGACATATGTCAGGTGGTCCTCTCCCAAAGGTTCTCCGCCAAAACCAACCTTCCCGCCACGCTGATCTACCGAGCCCTCAAAGAATGCAACCCCTCCCCTTATCACTTCCTGCTGGAACTGCCGGACATCACCCTCATAGGCTCGTCGCCGGAGCTTATGGTGAAACTCACGGGATCCAAGGCCGTCACCCGCCCGCTAGCAGGAACCCGTAAAAGGGGAGATACGGAAGAGGAGGACAGGCGCGCCGCCCTGGAACTGCTGGGGAACGAAAAGGAAAGGGCGGAGCACGTAATGCTGGTGGACCTGGCCCGCAACGACCTTGGAAGGGTATGCCAGCCCGGAAGCGTAAGGGTCACGGAGCTCATGGGTATAGAGCGGTACTCCCAGGTGATGCACATCGTGTCTCAGGTGGAAGGGCAAAAAAGACCGGAGGCTACACCGCTGGACCTTCTGATCTCCTCCTTCCCGGCGGGTACCGTATCGGGGGCCCCCAAGATCCGGGCGATGGAGATCATAGGAGAGCTGGAAGGCACCCCAAGGGGACCATACGCAGGAGCGGTGGGGTACCTGGGATTCCAGGGGGACATGGACACCTGCATCACCATAAGGACCATCGTCAAAGAAGGCGACACGGTACACATCCAGGCCGGGGCGGGCATAGTTTACGACTCTGACCCAGAGGCGGAGTACCAGGAAACCCTAAACAAGGCGGGGGCCCTGTTCAAAGCCCTGGAAAGGGCCGTGCAGATAGCGGAGAAAGGAGAAGACACCCGATGATCCTGATGATAGACAACTACGACTCATTCACCTGGAACCTGGTGCAGTACCTCTCGGAACTGGACGAGGTACGGACGGTCCGAAATGACCGGATCACACCTTCAAAGATCAAGGCCATGAACCCCTCCCACATCGTCATATCCCCGGGACCTGGGATCCCAGAGGACGCGGGGGTGTCCATGGAAGTGATCCGGACCTTCATGGAGCGGATCCCCATCCTGGGGGTCTGTCTTGGGCACCAGGCGATAGGCTGCGCCATGGGTGGACGCCTGGTTCGATCGGCCAAGCCGTGCCACGGCAAGACCTCCTCAATCCACCACAGCGGAGAGGGCATCTTCTCCGGACTGCCCACCCCCTTCAAGGCCACCCGCTACCACTCGCTGGTGTTGGAAGAAAGCTCCCTTCCCGAGGAGTTAAAGGTCACCGCCAGGACGGATGACGGAACCATCATGGCGCTTCAGCACCTGAGCCTTCCCCTCTTCGGGGTCCAGTTTCATCCCGAATCGGTACTCACCCAAGGGGGCATGAGGATCATCAGGAACTTCTACCACACAAAACCCACCAGGAAGGAGCTGAGACACCAAT
The sequence above is a segment of the Thermanaerothrix sp. genome. Coding sequences within it:
- a CDS encoding anthranilate synthase component I family protein: MGVHEIRQNENLTPIEDFMRLCSHFERVPVIMELSLQGRDPLMIYESLKRPSQGSLLMETPDPQGRWGRYSFIGTEPDGIFTFSSETCIKTAPQSRTLAEFQGRDGLKKALENYLAGTYPPARDDLPPFLGGVAGYFTYDIISALEDLFHSDEGKTLPCSYLPTASLMGFSSVIAIDRLRDKMFLTVNQHIPRNMGKEELEGLYRMACLKLVGLRESLEPPLDHKTPLSTSFFLSPPKPFIKKEDFLDMVRKGREHIMAGDICQVVLSQRFSAKTNLPATLIYRALKECNPSPYHFLLELPDITLIGSSPELMVKLTGSKAVTRPLAGTRKRGDTEEEDRRAALELLGNEKERAEHVMLVDLARNDLGRVCQPGSVRVTELMGIERYSQVMHIVSQVEGQKRPEATPLDLLISSFPAGTVSGAPKIRAMEIIGELEGTPRGPYAGAVGYLGFQGDMDTCITIRTIVKEGDTVHIQAGAGIVYDSDPEAEYQETLNKAGALFKALERAVQIAEKGEDTR
- a CDS encoding aminodeoxychorismate/anthranilate synthase component II, producing the protein MILMIDNYDSFTWNLVQYLSELDEVRTVRNDRITPSKIKAMNPSHIVISPGPGIPEDAGVSMEVIRTFMERIPILGVCLGHQAIGCAMGGRLVRSAKPCHGKTSSIHHSGEGIFSGLPTPFKATRYHSLVLEESSLPEELKVTARTDDGTIMALQHLSLPLFGVQFHPESVLTQGGMRIIRNFYHTKPTRKELRHQC